In Ursus arctos isolate Adak ecotype North America unplaced genomic scaffold, UrsArc2.0 scaffold_2, whole genome shotgun sequence, the genomic stretch CAAGACAAACtattacaaatgagaaatttgTGGATtgtattttctcatctgaaaaagacaaaacaagccAAGACCATGGTGAGAGAACACTAGCTGGGTAAGCCTACTGGGAGTCACTCAAAGTCAACCAAAcaagaatagaaaacaataaaatacagagCTACACAGAGGAAATCTGAATGTGTCTATAACCCTAAGAAAACTCATCAACCACAACAAAAATACCCGGGTCCTGCTGAAACTCTCTGGATATGACCTCCATCATGTTCTCCCTCCCACCAGAGCCTACCACCCCTAAGAAAAGTGGTTCCTTTGTGGCAGCTGAGCCCAATGAGAGCATGCTCGGGGACAGCAGGAGGGGATGGGATGGGGGGTGGTGGAATTTATCAAAGTAATTCAGAACCATATTTCCAAAAACACTACTTAACAAAAGGCAGACTACATCACTGGGAAGACAAGAAGGAGAATGGCAGGGCTGTCACACGAAGACCAAACAATGGACTTGCTCATCCCAATGGCCTACTGCAATTAAATATGCAAGGTTTTTGAAGGAACACAGCAATACCTTTGATCAACACACGTCAGGAGACTTGGTGGTGATGGGGCCCAGAAACTGTGTACCTTAGCTCAAAAcacaagagaagagaagagaagggaagggaagggaagagaagagaagagaagagaagagaagagaagagaagagaagagaagagaagagaagggaagagagaagatgaTGATCTCTCACTGCCATCAAAGGACAGAAGACACCAAAGAGAAAGAGTGGTATGTAGTGTCCCAAAGGACAATATCTGAGGGCAAAGAGGAGTGAGTTGGATAGACAGGAGATGAAGGCTCCCCCTGCTATGTTAGGCAACACTGTGTGGAAGGAGCTCAGAAAACAGTGGGTAATTAATTCTTCCTGCCAGGGCTCAGCAACACTGACATGAGAGTTATTCTGCATTCAGTGTAAGGGGCCAAGTGACCCACCACCCCATCTTGGGAGGAGCCACGATGCCAATGGTTGTCAGATGAGGCCAGAAAGAACACAGGTTGAGGAGTGTTTCCTAAAACTGTCTCTGTCCCCTTGGAGCTTTAGCAGAAGAATGGATGTTGTTGGTACACTTACACTTTTGGGGGGCCTTACAGTAAGATCTCTGCACTTCTTGACGGTCACTTCATAAACCATCTAAAAGCTAAGCTGGTCAGAGCAGTGAGAAAGAAGATTGCGCATAGAGGCCCTGGGACCGGGAGGTTAACTTGTAAGTTCGCCATAGTTGCTGCTTCCTCCGCTCATCGACTTTGGTGAAATCTGAGAAACGATAACTTTCCAACTGGTTACCAGTTGGAAGAGAGCTACCAGACCAGCTATGACTTGAGATACCATCCGGTGGTACACAGCCGTTCTAAAAGGTGAGAGAACagtctcagagaggtgaaatgcTCACACAGTGCAAATGAGAAGAGCACAGAACCCAGGTCTTCCGGCTTCCAGTTCAATGTGACTGCCTTTTCTCACCACAGCAAAATAGTTAAGGGCAAAAGAAGggaagacaagaagaagaaaatctattTTGGTCTCAGGGGGCCAAGGCAAGGAGAACGCTGGTACTTCTAGACAACACCCAAAGTGAACCCAGGCTAACCAGGACTGTGCTTGGGAGGGGAACAGGGGCATTACCTTTCAACACCAGAGGTTCTTTGCCTTCTCTCTTCAGGGACTCGAGGACTATGTGAAGTGGCTGGGAGGGCATCACTCGGCTCGGCTCATTGGTATTCTCATCATAAACTATAATTTCTTTGGAAAAGATCCTCTTGAAAGAGTCCTTGCCTTCCCTACAGGAAATCAAGTCTAAGACAGTGATCTTGCCCTGCTGCAGTCTCCGCCGGCTGATCTTATCGGCACAGTTAATGTGGACAGCTCCTTGGATGTGACTCTTGTTGTACTCCATGAAGGGCCTGCAGTCAATGATGACGGGGCCCTGGCTCGGCAGGTGACTCTTGCTGCATTTGGTCATCTTCTTCGCCAAGTCATTGGGGTAGATTATTTTGATGCTGGCTAGCTGCTTGGGGGTCCCTGCCACAGGGCTGCCCACCCCACCTGATGGACTTAAAGGGCCTGCATTCTCATTGCTGTTGACCATCTGGTTGGCAGCGCAGGCGGGAGAGGTTCCGATGGCGGTGGTGGCGGTGCCAGCGGCGATGGCTTGGGTTTGGGCCTGACTGTCCTTGTCGTAGGTTGCCACAGTACAGCAGCTGGCGCTGCTGCACCCACAATTCAGGGAGCGGGCAGAGCCGCTGGATGAGGGCATATACGTCAGATTCGCAGCCTTGAGGGATACGACGGTGGTGGCAATGACAGGAGGGTGGCCGTTACTGCCTGGGGCGGCAGAGCCAAGGTAGCTAGAGTCTAAACAAAGGTTGAGATCCTGAGGTCGGACGGGCCTAGACAGTGCCACTACTACCCTGTCGTCTAAAGGAGACGGAGGCATGAGGAGGCTGAAAACTGGCAATTGAAGAAGAACTCAAGACAGTCTGtaaagaaggggagggggaaagagagaataaagTCACGTGACACAAAAGGCAGTCTGATCCAAACCCTAGGAGAGGCCTTTGCATCCCTCTGCGTGAAGTTGTCCTAAGGGTCCTTTATCATGCCACTCTCAAAGCCCGAAACTCATCTTTATAGATTCGAAGAGGATGTCAACCTGAGAGCCCCCACCTATTTGGCGACTAAGTCTAAGGTTCCATGTAGGGTCTACACAAATGTTGATGAACCACCTCTCATGGACCTACGTCAAAGTTCAGCCTCGGAGGAAGTACAAGCACAAAGAATCAGAAAAGctgaagacagaaaggaaggcTCTTAAGAAAAATCTATTCTGGGCCTCATCTCCTGGGCAGAAGCATAGTGCAACCATCTAAGACCCACTTATCCACCCTTGCATACTTTCCGTTTAATTCCTTCACCCACTGCAAAGGCAACGGAATGACCATGAGCGCTGGCATGGCTCACCGAAATATGCAGCAGCTAAATATACATCGGGGCGGATGGCAACTTTCTGTAAATCAGAATGAAAGTATCCCCCTAAGTCAATCTTTTTAACTAGGAGCTATTCTTGCTTTGCATTCCTTTGAAAAGCACAACACAGTCATATTAAAACCTCCCATGTTTCCTGTTAGTCTCTTATAAATTAATCTGCATTTCCCCTTTTGTTACAAACAAAATGTCCTGAAACAAAGCCTCAGGCCAAGGGACCGGGTCTGGGAACCCCCAATCCTGGCAGATCCATCACCTTTGCTCCTTTGCTGCCCACCTCATCTccccccctctcctccaccccacacTCCTGCCTTTAAGGAAAGGACCACTTCGACTCTGCTCCCTCTTTCAGTTCCCTATTGGCAGAGACTATGCATCCCAGAGCTTCTCTCAATGGGAGGGAGGCACTGCGTACAATATTTCAGTCCCCCCCCCAGACAGACCCCCACCCCTTGAAGAGGATGAATTCCAAAGAAAGGACTTCCCAATTAGCGGGGCAATGAAGTGTTGCCCACTGGCTTCGCCTCCTGTCTCCTGAGAGGGCTCCTGCAAAGGAACAGTTCCTTGCTTCCCATAGGCACAGGGGCACTTTACAACCCGACCCTACTGGTTCCTCTTCTATTAGACATgctcagagaaaagaaaccaaacccCATGCAAGAGTCGCTCACCTAAACGAACTTTAAGAGATGTCTGGAAAAATGTCATCTATCATCCGTCTACACACGACCGTCACCGTTCTCTGACACAGAGCCAGTGTCACAAGCAGAAtccacacacgcgcgcacacgcatacacacagaGATACGCACCCGACACGTCCACAGATCCTACCGGCTCAGGTTTCTCTCACCCACCTTTAGATGGGAGAGGAGGATtcatccccttccctccctcccaccctttccctccctcccccgctccctccctcccttgcgtAGTATTTTTTTGAAGAGCAAGTACTATTCCAGAAGCTATAACTGTTTCCCAGCTGGACCAAGCGGTGAAAGTCTTTGCTATTGTGTTACCAGGTAGGGTGCGTCCCAGGATCAACAGCCCATTTCCTTTGCGAGGGACGCATAAGCGTGTTCGCGGAGACACAGGCTGGGACCCCCACCTCCACACGGAGAGCgcggctcacacacacacacacacgcacgcacacacactcacgccCGGAGTGTATAAAGAGATCTGCATCCCTGCAGCAGAGGGTCGGGAGTATATATTGCCCGTGAAAGCATCCAGACTGGCCCAGGAAACCTCCCAGAGAAACACTAAGCTATCCCCTCTTCCTTGCTAGTCGTCCTTCCACCTCTAGGCAGGGGctggaaagaaaattaagtcGTTAGAGAATGCTACTTCCCCACTCCTGGGCGCTTATCCCCCTTCACAACACAGCGCACTAACAAGTCCCTGGCATTTAAAACTGCCGCAAAGCATCCCAAcaaacctcatttttttcttctccccaaatCCAAGCAGACTGCAGAGAGAGTAAACGCACAGGGCAGCATGAGCCAACAGCCGGAACCCTATAACCTCACCTGCTGTGGCTCCCCCGTGAGCATCGcatcactcacacacactcacactcacattCACACCGCCTTACACTCCCAGACTCCCAGGAGTAGCCGCGGTGACTTCCACTTACTTCATAAATAAGTGTAGCCCTCCACCATCTGGCGCTCCGCTTCAGCTAAGGATTCGCCCATTCAGCCCCCATTCACTCGGCTTCATTGATCTCCAGCAGCAACATAGTTACTTTCTCTTTTGCTACACTGTAAATGTAAGGTTCTGAGGGGGCGGGCCGGCTGCCGACCGACGGCACGCTGGGCCAATAGGAATCTGGAGAAAGCCGACCGCTACCTCACAGCGGCCCGCGGCCAATGGACAGCcgagggggaggggccgggggcgTGGCCTCGTCTCTTTAAGGAGGGTTTATCCGACGCTGCTCCCGGTCCTCGGTGTTATAACACGGGCGGTGATGTCATTGGCAACcaatcaaaaacttaaaagggcCAGCCGGGGCCAGCGCGGAGCAGCTGCTCTCTATTTACATGTAAACCGAACCCGCTGGATGCAGTTAACCCTTTCCGGGGCTGAAGTGTCAATGGGCCGGACTCGCCGCTCGGGCTTAAAACCCGCCCTGTCCCTTTGCCCCGATCCCTTTTAAGCCCCCTGGCCCGGGGGCAGATCGcgccttctttttccttcttactcGGGACGGAAGGTCTA encodes the following:
- the DUSP10 gene encoding dual specificity protein phosphatase 10; translation: MPPSPLDDRVVVALSRPVRPQDLNLCLDSSYLGSAAPGSNGHPPVIATTVVSLKAANLTYMPSSSGSARSLNCGCSSASCCTVATYDKDSQAQTQAIAAGTATTAIGTSPACAANQMVNSNENAGPLSPSGGVGSPVAGTPKQLASIKIIYPNDLAKKMTKCSKSHLPSQGPVIIDCRPFMEYNKSHIQGAVHINCADKISRRRLQQGKITVLDLISCREGKDSFKRIFSKEIIVYDENTNEPSRVMPSQPLHIVLESLKREGKEPLVLKGGLSSFKQNHENLCDNSLQLQECREVGGGASAASSMLPQSVPTTPDIENAELTPILPFLFLGNEQDAQDLDTMQRLNIGYVINVTTHLPLYHYEKGLFNYKRLPATDSNKQNLRQYFEEAFEFIEEAHQCGKGLLIHCQAGVSRSATIVIAYLMKHTRMTMTDAYKFVKGKRPIISPNLNFMGQLLEFEEDLNNGVTPRILTPKLMGVETVV